A portion of the Edaphobacter bradus genome contains these proteins:
- a CDS encoding acetamidase/formamidase family protein — protein sequence MIWSRRSLFKGACLLFFACHLAQAQGKPITGDWIVDFDFLGSKMYGRAAIREENGSLSGTLLGQPIVGTRSGTMISFRSTQGDSKGDATIVGEEIRGTEIIPASPQDPHPLKLTFVATRVPPRPSRAPMTHSFKPSVFYRSFSALNPPVLHIAPGDTVRTETVDNSGIDGENVRRTAGGNPQTGPFYIDSAMPGDVLAVHIVRLTLNRDTAQSDDVITYSAMNRDLAVMTKDNRSAVTWHLDRNRMVGWPVGRSGHLSAFEVPLHPMLGGIGTAAIPGPPAPPTFDSGSFGGNMDFNEIGVGTTVYLPVNVPGALLYLGDAHALQGDGELNGNALETSMDVEVSVDLISSKNIKTPRIETATYIAATGFDGSVDGAMRAATDSMADWLAKDYSLTPSEIGQVLGVAAEYRIAEVADRNAGVVLKVRKDLLAKLQK from the coding sequence GATTGGATCGTCGACTTCGATTTCCTCGGAAGTAAGATGTATGGCCGGGCAGCCATTCGAGAAGAAAACGGCAGTCTCTCCGGGACACTTTTGGGTCAGCCGATCGTAGGTACTCGCTCGGGAACAATGATCTCCTTTCGCTCAACGCAAGGGGATAGCAAGGGCGACGCGACCATTGTTGGGGAAGAGATACGCGGCACTGAAATCATTCCTGCAAGTCCGCAAGATCCGCATCCTCTGAAACTGACGTTTGTCGCAACCCGCGTGCCGCCGCGACCGTCACGCGCGCCAATGACGCACAGCTTCAAGCCTTCCGTTTTCTATCGCAGCTTTTCCGCGTTGAACCCACCAGTTCTGCATATAGCGCCGGGCGATACCGTCAGGACAGAAACAGTGGACAATTCTGGCATTGACGGTGAAAACGTGCGCCGCACGGCCGGAGGAAACCCCCAGACTGGCCCCTTTTACATCGATTCGGCGATGCCCGGAGACGTCCTTGCAGTCCACATTGTTCGACTGACACTGAATCGTGACACGGCTCAAAGTGACGATGTGATTACCTACTCGGCGATGAACCGAGATCTTGCAGTGATGACAAAAGATAACAGGAGCGCCGTAACATGGCACTTGGACCGCAATCGCATGGTCGGTTGGCCCGTGGGAAGAAGCGGGCATCTGTCGGCGTTTGAAGTACCACTGCATCCGATGCTGGGCGGCATCGGTACAGCAGCCATCCCTGGGCCGCCTGCACCGCCGACATTCGATAGTGGCAGTTTTGGTGGCAACATGGATTTCAATGAGATTGGAGTGGGTACGACCGTATACCTTCCGGTCAATGTACCGGGTGCGCTCCTTTACCTTGGTGATGCCCATGCATTGCAGGGCGATGGCGAGCTGAACGGCAACGCATTGGAGACCTCTATGGACGTAGAGGTCTCCGTCGATTTGATCTCCAGCAAAAACATCAAGACGCCTCGGATTGAGACTGCTACTTACATTGCCGCAACGGGCTTCGACGGAAGTGTCGACGGCGCGATGAGAGCCGCTACAGACAGCATGGCTGATTGGCTAGCGAAAGACTACAGCCTTACACCATCCGAGATTGGTCAGGTGCTTGGCGTCGCAGCAGAGTACCGGATCGCGGAGGTAGCGGATCGGAATGCTGGCGTGGTGTTGAAAGTTCGGAAGGATCTACTTGCGAAGCTGCAAAAATAG
- the lspA gene encoding signal peptidase II, giving the protein MPDRNNRNYLGLLLLISAVVVLLDRITKRLVVAHLAAGSTHTVIPGIFRISHVLNSGAAFSAFADSASPGAVRAGLIAFSVAAVLIVSYMLLKVRQSLSLTSIALALILGGAIGNLYDRVVYHYVIDFLEVHIVHYHWPDFNIADSAIVIGACLLMIEIFRPQSQS; this is encoded by the coding sequence ATGCCTGACCGCAACAACCGCAACTACCTCGGCCTGCTGCTGCTCATCTCCGCAGTCGTTGTCCTTCTCGACCGCATCACCAAGAGGCTCGTCGTCGCCCACCTCGCCGCGGGCAGCACCCACACGGTGATCCCCGGCATCTTCCGCATCTCTCACGTACTCAATTCCGGGGCCGCCTTCAGCGCCTTCGCCGACTCCGCCTCGCCTGGAGCCGTTCGCGCTGGCCTTATTGCCTTCTCTGTCGCAGCCGTACTCATCGTGAGCTATATGCTGCTGAAGGTTCGCCAGTCACTCTCGCTGACCTCGATCGCGCTTGCTCTCATCCTCGGCGGAGCCATCGGCAACCTCTACGACCGCGTCGTCTACCACTACGTCATCGACTTCCTCGAAGTCCACATCGTCCACTATCACTGGCCCGACTTCAACATCGCCGACAGCGCCATCGTCATCGGAGCCTGCCTCCTCATGATCGAAATCTTCCGCCCGCAATCGCAGTCCTGA